From the Lolium rigidum isolate FL_2022 chromosome 2, APGP_CSIRO_Lrig_0.1, whole genome shotgun sequence genome, one window contains:
- the LOC124687104 gene encoding mavicyanin-like — protein MAAAMKITLLVMAAMAILSTTSAATYNVGEPAGEWGFGINYGSWASSKQFIPGDSIVFKYSPQAHDVLEVSKADYDSCSAASPMTTLKTGNDIVALPATGTRYFICGIAGHCSAGMKVTIDVVSAPSPSTPSSPAPASGPSASNSPPPPSPSAATSVRVTTGLGLVVLLASLMA, from the coding sequence ATGGCAGCTGCTATGAAGATCACCCTCCTTGTCATGGCGGCGATGGCCATCTTGAGCACCACCTCAGCGGCCACATACAACGTCGGCGAGCCGGCCGGCGAGTGGGGCTTCGGCATCAACTACGGCAGCTGGGCGTCCTCCAAGCAGTTCATCCCCGGTGACAGTATTGTCTTCAAGTACTCCCCGCAGGCGCATGACGTGCTTGAGGTCAGCAAGGCCGACTACGACTCCTGCAGCGCCGCAAGTCCAATGACCACCCTTAAAACCGGCAACGACATCGTCGCACTCCCCGCCACGGGCACCCGCTACTTCATCTGCGGTATCGCTGGCCACTGCTCAGCTGGCATGAAGGTCACGATCGACGTCGTGTCAGCCCCATCCCCgtcgacaccatcgtcgcccgcacCAGCCAGCGGTCCCAGCGCCAGCAACTCTCCCCCACCGCCATCGCCCTCCGCCGCTACCTCCGTCAGGGTCACAACAGGCCTTGGCCTTGTCGTTCTGCTTGCCAGTCTCATGGCTTGA